The Deltaproteobacteria bacterium genome includes a window with the following:
- a CDS encoding DUF3467 domain-containing protein, translating into MNQEKRPEKGKGLITIEPEMENGRYSNAANIIHSFNEFILDFIMLLPGDRQKVVSRIVTSPAHAKQLAEAMERNVRKYETTYGKIKIPDRVEDGEFSGPVN; encoded by the coding sequence ATGAACCAGGAGAAAAGACCGGAGAAAGGCAAAGGCCTCATCACCATCGAACCGGAGATGGAGAATGGCCGATATTCAAACGCAGCCAATATCATCCACTCCTTCAATGAATTTATCCTGGATTTCATCATGCTCCTCCCCGGGGACAGGCAGAAGGTCGTGTCCCGCATAGTAACCTCACCGGCCCATGCCAAGCAACTGGCGGAAGCCATGGAGCGTAATGTCCGGAAATACGAAACAACCTATGGGAAAATCAAGATACCCGACAGGGTCGAAGACGGTGAGTTCTCCGGGCCGGTAAATTAG
- a CDS encoding GAF domain-containing protein yields the protein MTGKDIKHILSLGKENLLDILHYLSVSVTEITGCSNIRVYMEDMREGALICLYTPEGELERKGARIPIQWRENYLVRAFLASQLIDAATQKTGGDDLHTRWFSERSLTRSVIFPFNAGGRSIGVLSIDAQNGKGSVLSGESRDAVRGLLKRIMPVLEKAHRFHQQIMLNRHLDRSRKREIARILLGGAFELEMALDMTSVLIPAESTVPEVLRTARGGHMEILASASRDMGDPPVYETLERISLLEGKSLLSLLVMQDGDSVVMRPGAPDVLFFEDILSRQFERWDVFHHLSLRTLLMIPVMDYDDAVVCVVNYFTKRPHQYTEWDLGLLKNHAMALGRGIADTGEEHFEIKVLSEIEQLLGEDTELPVFLNKVVSMVVELVGADTGSIGLLSREDEQRWVVVDRVEDSGPSGAKSRGWRKAQIPLLKVGGEELPVEERSLTGYVAHTGKPFLCNDTVEEAGKGGFFKNLSSLVRSELAVPIVVGGSVIGVINLDSYQERYFNQEHQRIILLISRLIANRIADLIKISELTQKVARLKREVEYRDPAVSSYLLGNIIGKSRASTELVDRLGLLVPPLTSWLLNWDGDVGEGIEFGLPTLLITGETGSGKEFVFNNLYSLLNERYREAVGKREELPLRKTNIAAYGGDLTFSELFGHRKGAYTGAYADRKGIFDEADGGIVFLDEIGDADQKTQVQLLRFLDSGEFSRLGDSRIQRSRVIFVAATNRDLGKEIELGNFREDLYHRLREIVLKVPPLRERREDIPDLAKHFLGRLHSKFSRNASPPHLTPQASLFLTGLEYPGNIRQLVSILQGGLFESVDGLVGEQEIRKALRHFRGPGPDGDNESALYDLIRGGKGNFWDMIHAPFIAHDMTRSMVLRIYKIALAEGGGVKEAALLLRALEETPYGEQKALMRFKNFMYKTIGAGKSG from the coding sequence ATGACCGGCAAAGATATTAAACATATCCTTTCCCTTGGGAAGGAGAACCTTCTTGATATCCTTCATTACCTTTCCGTAAGCGTAACCGAAATAACCGGGTGCAGCAATATCCGGGTTTATATGGAAGATATGAGGGAAGGTGCCCTCATCTGCCTTTATACCCCCGAAGGGGAGCTGGAGCGCAAGGGCGCAAGGATCCCGATCCAGTGGAGAGAAAACTACCTGGTCCGGGCCTTTCTCGCGTCCCAGCTTATTGATGCCGCTACGCAAAAAACCGGGGGTGACGATCTTCACACCCGTTGGTTCTCCGAAAGAAGCCTCACACGATCCGTCATCTTTCCATTTAATGCGGGAGGCCGCTCCATAGGTGTCCTCAGCATTGATGCCCAAAATGGCAAGGGGAGCGTACTGTCCGGCGAAAGCCGGGACGCGGTGAGGGGCCTCCTCAAAAGAATCATGCCGGTTCTGGAGAAGGCCCATCGGTTTCATCAACAGATTATGCTCAACCGCCACCTGGATCGCTCGAGAAAAAGAGAAATCGCCCGTATTCTCCTCGGCGGAGCCTTTGAACTGGAGATGGCGCTTGATATGACCTCGGTCCTGATACCGGCCGAGTCCACCGTGCCCGAAGTTCTCAGAACGGCCCGGGGCGGGCATATGGAAATCCTCGCGTCCGCGTCCAGGGACATGGGAGACCCCCCGGTTTACGAGACCCTTGAACGTATCAGCCTTCTGGAAGGCAAAAGCCTGTTGTCTTTGCTGGTAATGCAGGATGGGGACAGCGTTGTCATGCGTCCCGGGGCGCCTGATGTCCTGTTCTTCGAGGACATCCTGTCCAGACAGTTTGAGAGGTGGGATGTTTTTCATCATCTTTCATTGAGGACCCTTCTCATGATTCCCGTGATGGATTATGATGATGCCGTAGTCTGTGTGGTCAACTACTTCACAAAAAGGCCCCATCAATACACCGAGTGGGATCTGGGCCTCCTGAAAAACCATGCCATGGCGCTTGGCAGGGGCATCGCCGATACAGGTGAAGAACACTTCGAGATAAAAGTCCTGTCCGAAATTGAGCAGCTCCTCGGTGAGGACACAGAGCTCCCTGTCTTTCTCAATAAGGTTGTTTCAATGGTTGTTGAGTTGGTGGGGGCGGATACCGGTTCCATCGGGCTTTTAAGCAGAGAGGATGAACAGCGCTGGGTGGTCGTGGACAGGGTGGAGGACAGCGGGCCGTCCGGGGCGAAATCCAGGGGGTGGAGAAAAGCGCAGATCCCCCTTTTAAAGGTGGGGGGTGAGGAACTGCCGGTCGAGGAGAGATCCCTTACAGGTTACGTAGCCCATACCGGAAAACCTTTCCTGTGCAACGATACCGTTGAAGAGGCCGGAAAAGGGGGGTTTTTCAAGAATTTGAGCAGTCTTGTCCGATCCGAACTGGCCGTACCTATCGTTGTTGGCGGAAGCGTAATCGGGGTTATCAACCTGGACAGCTATCAGGAGAGATACTTTAATCAGGAGCATCAGAGGATCATTCTTCTCATTTCCCGCCTGATCGCCAACAGGATCGCCGACCTGATAAAGATATCGGAGTTGACCCAGAAAGTGGCCAGGTTGAAAAGGGAGGTCGAGTACAGAGATCCTGCGGTCAGTTCCTATCTCCTCGGTAATATCATAGGAAAGAGCAGAGCATCCACGGAACTGGTGGACCGTCTGGGGCTTCTGGTGCCGCCACTGACAAGCTGGCTGCTGAACTGGGATGGTGATGTCGGGGAAGGGATCGAGTTTGGACTTCCCACCCTGCTGATCACGGGGGAGACAGGTTCGGGGAAGGAGTTTGTTTTCAACAACCTGTACTCTCTTCTCAATGAGCGTTATCGGGAAGCCGTGGGAAAAAGAGAGGAACTGCCCCTGAGAAAGACCAACATAGCGGCCTATGGCGGCGACCTGACCTTCTCCGAACTTTTCGGACATAGAAAAGGCGCGTATACGGGGGCTTACGCGGACCGCAAGGGGATCTTTGACGAGGCCGATGGCGGGATCGTGTTCCTGGACGAGATAGGAGACGCGGATCAGAAAACCCAGGTCCAGCTTCTGAGGTTTTTAGACAGCGGCGAGTTTTCACGGCTGGGTGACAGCCGCATCCAGAGGAGCAGGGTGATATTCGTTGCCGCTACAAACAGGGACCTCGGGAAGGAGATAGAACTGGGAAACTTCCGAGAGGACCTTTATCACCGTCTAAGGGAGATCGTTCTCAAAGTGCCGCCCTTGAGGGAACGTCGGGAGGATATTCCAGATCTGGCGAAACATTTCCTCGGGCGGCTACACTCCAAATTCTCCAGGAATGCTTCCCCCCCTCACCTGACTCCCCAGGCATCCCTCTTTTTGACCGGGTTGGAATATCCTGGAAATATCAGGCAGCTGGTGAGCATCCTCCAGGGGGGGTTGTTTGAGAGCGTTGATGGTTTAGTCGGAGAGCAGGAGATCAGGAAAGCGCTCCGGCACTTTAGAGGGCCGGGCCCGGATGGGGACAATGAATCCGCCCTTTATGACCTCATCAGGGGAGGCAAGGGGAATTTCTGGGATATGATCCACGCACCCTTCATAGCCCATGACATGACCCGATCCATGGTGCTCAGGATCTACAAAATAGCCCTCGCCGAGGGAGGGGGGGTGAAAGAGGCCGCACTTCTCCTCCGTGCGCTGGAGGAAACCCCATATGGTGAGCAAAAGGCTCTGATGAGGTTCAAAAACTTCATGTACAAAACCATCGGCGCCGGGAAGTCCGGCTAA
- a CDS encoding peptidoglycan DD-metalloendopeptidase family protein encodes MRENRPKYPASQRQKRNSHIRRRPVRIRFVFLLLISLGLVGFSYFPGRSEKRLPKPPIVSEKPTGPKEAAPSITRPVVSEFKVKKGETFYGILKGLGVSDDSIMTLASKRVDGVNIARLVAGRPYRIIKRNDTAVEYQYEPDENRLVKVSLGSKKPEVSVEPIEYNVKTVLVSGVIENSLFNAIESLGENPILAMDLAEIFAWQIDFFRDLRKGDVFSILLEKFYRDGKFVKYGRILAARFKNAGHLYQAFLYRPAQGSGGYFDEEGGSLRKQFLKAPLKFRRISSGFSHRRLNPVTKKMAPHLGVDYTARTGTPVHTIGDGTVILRKTDRFNGRMLKIRHNSTYSSAYAHLNSFASGISRGVHVRQGQVIGFVGATGRTTGPHLHFAMYRNGRYVDPRKVNVPRASSVPRDEMESYLQMVDERAALLSDGSLELSARNQVPGTR; translated from the coding sequence CTCCTTATCAGTCTCGGCCTGGTCGGTTTCAGTTATTTCCCGGGGAGATCTGAAAAGAGGTTGCCGAAGCCTCCCATTGTCTCCGAAAAACCGACCGGCCCGAAGGAAGCAGCCCCTTCGATAACTCGACCTGTGGTCAGCGAATTCAAGGTGAAAAAAGGGGAAACCTTTTATGGCATACTCAAAGGCCTTGGGGTCAGCGACGATTCCATCATGACGCTGGCATCCAAAAGGGTGGATGGGGTGAATATTGCCAGGCTTGTGGCAGGGCGACCATACAGGATCATCAAAAGGAATGATACGGCGGTGGAATACCAGTACGAGCCCGATGAAAACAGACTTGTCAAAGTTTCCTTAGGCAGCAAAAAACCGGAGGTCAGCGTAGAACCCATCGAGTACAATGTAAAAACTGTTTTGGTATCGGGCGTCATTGAAAATTCCCTTTTTAACGCCATCGAGTCCCTGGGAGAAAACCCTATCCTGGCCATGGATCTTGCTGAAATATTTGCGTGGCAGATCGATTTCTTCAGGGACTTAAGGAAAGGGGACGTCTTTTCGATCCTGCTGGAGAAATTCTACCGCGACGGGAAATTTGTCAAATATGGACGCATCCTGGCAGCCCGTTTTAAAAATGCCGGGCACCTCTACCAGGCTTTTCTTTACAGGCCGGCGCAGGGCAGTGGCGGATATTTCGATGAGGAGGGCGGCAGCCTGAGGAAGCAGTTTCTCAAGGCGCCCTTGAAATTCAGAAGGATCAGCTCAGGGTTTTCACACAGAAGGCTCAACCCCGTGACTAAAAAAATGGCGCCCCATCTGGGGGTTGACTACACCGCCAGAACCGGCACACCGGTGCACACCATCGGCGACGGCACGGTGATCCTCAGGAAAACAGATCGATTCAATGGAAGAATGTTGAAAATACGCCACAATTCGACCTATTCCAGCGCATATGCGCATCTGAACTCCTTCGCATCCGGTATTTCGAGAGGTGTCCACGTCCGCCAGGGGCAGGTCATCGGCTTTGTTGGGGCAACCGGAAGAACCACCGGGCCGCACCTTCATTTCGCCATGTACCGCAACGGCCGATATGTGGATCCGAGGAAGGTGAATGTCCCGAGGGCATCCTCTGTTCCACGGGATGAAATGGAGTCGTACCTGCAGATGGTCGACGAAAGGGCAGCCCTGCTTTCCGACGGGAGTCTGGAGCTCAGTGCCCGGAACCAAGTGCCCGGAACCAGGTGA